In Saccharothrix violaceirubra, the following are encoded in one genomic region:
- a CDS encoding AAA family ATPase, with amino-acid sequence MPADRLSHVKDEYLPSEKLDLAVEVARAARRPLLLYGDPGSGKSSLARYVASRDSLRYYDHVVTSRTTARDLLWTFDSVRRLGEAQVSGADIEPARYVHPGALWWAFDRDSAASSANPHEPYAEWNSGRAKAGAVVLIDEVDKADPDVPNSLLVPLGDRRFDVSDLPVGNREIAEPDSCASLVVITSNEERDLPAAFVRRCVVYRVPPHDRQALRQIAAKRFPGSRFPLDHLTDALLSARNSAGDDRRRKPSTAEFLDAVRACVTLGITDTGHPGLGDVVSLAIRKDPGRENEDGG; translated from the coding sequence ATGCCCGCCGATCGCCTGAGTCACGTCAAGGACGAGTACCTCCCGTCGGAGAAGCTGGACCTCGCCGTCGAGGTCGCCCGTGCCGCACGTCGCCCCTTGCTGCTCTACGGCGACCCCGGCTCGGGGAAGTCGTCGTTGGCCCGCTACGTCGCGAGCCGCGACAGCCTGCGGTACTACGACCACGTCGTCACCTCACGCACCACCGCCCGGGATCTACTGTGGACGTTCGACAGTGTCCGCCGGCTCGGCGAGGCCCAGGTGTCCGGCGCGGACATCGAGCCCGCCCGGTATGTGCATCCGGGCGCGTTGTGGTGGGCGTTCGATCGCGACAGCGCGGCCAGTTCGGCGAACCCCCACGAGCCGTACGCCGAGTGGAACTCCGGCCGGGCCAAGGCCGGCGCGGTGGTGTTGATCGACGAGGTCGACAAGGCCGACCCCGACGTGCCGAACAGCCTCCTCGTCCCGCTGGGCGACCGGCGGTTCGACGTGTCGGACCTGCCGGTGGGCAATCGGGAGATCGCGGAGCCCGATTCGTGTGCGAGCCTGGTAGTGATCACCTCCAACGAGGAGCGCGACCTCCCGGCGGCGTTCGTCCGCCGGTGCGTCGTCTACCGGGTGCCGCCGCACGACCGGCAAGCCTTGCGGCAGATCGCCGCGAAACGCTTTCCGGGCAGCCGGTTCCCACTCGACCACCTGACGGACGCCCTGCTGAGCGCCCGGAACAGCGCCGGCGACGACCGGCGGCGCAAGCCGAGTACGGCCGAGTTCCTCGATGCCGTGCGCGCCTGCGTCACCCTCGGCATCACCGATACCGGGCACCCCGGACTGGGCGACGTCGTGTCGCTGGCGATCAGGAAGGACCCCGGTCGCGAGAACGAGGACGGTGGGTGA
- a CDS encoding toll/interleukin-1 receptor domain-containing protein codes for MKPVWTIFISHSTANQPKDATSCRLLELIVEEFTGGGYEVRYDRDFRAGDDWRPQIYEFVNCSHVGILLLDNRARVDSEWVRTEYDYMFGRHLGQSLKLIVVDVESPDPATGKEWWTNLRIPHGIKYDGDESLISSLRTLMPKFPVDMPVGEFLRIRRLSNRLRPVDFPDVRLRHILDELVGSPAGLPLYPIEMLVYRLLRHQLSDVMIKTLFDAEDLFERLGKSAAERVAEQLAASWIEPVPAAEVLSTAIADKSMVVCGPCVDPLTAKRFVRQGTFWASEGEVQIREFDEMPEPPEDVLAVEVDKAFEYYDWDVEVPGQVRRFVIADVGTDPRAGFAVADEVRSRRRGVVVVLWSRPGADPLAEATPAELADCIVGLPEQTARERVVARQIKKLYRALKVEPLPCPPIA; via the coding sequence GTGAAGCCGGTGTGGACCATCTTCATCAGCCACAGCACGGCGAATCAGCCCAAGGATGCCACTTCGTGCCGGCTCTTGGAGCTGATCGTGGAGGAGTTCACCGGGGGCGGATACGAGGTCCGCTACGACCGCGACTTCCGCGCGGGTGATGACTGGCGACCGCAGATCTACGAGTTCGTGAATTGCTCCCATGTGGGCATCCTGCTGCTCGACAACCGCGCGCGTGTCGATTCCGAGTGGGTGCGGACGGAATACGACTACATGTTCGGTCGTCATCTCGGGCAGAGCCTGAAGCTTATCGTGGTCGACGTGGAGAGTCCCGACCCGGCGACGGGGAAGGAGTGGTGGACGAACCTTCGGATCCCCCATGGAATCAAGTACGACGGCGACGAGAGTTTGATATCCAGCCTGCGTACCCTGATGCCGAAGTTTCCGGTGGACATGCCGGTCGGGGAATTTCTCCGGATTCGGAGGCTGTCGAATCGGCTGAGACCGGTCGATTTTCCCGATGTTCGGCTCAGGCACATCCTCGACGAACTCGTGGGTTCCCCTGCCGGACTGCCGCTCTACCCGATCGAGATGCTCGTCTACCGGCTGCTGAGGCATCAGCTGAGTGACGTGATGATCAAGACTTTGTTCGACGCCGAGGACCTGTTCGAGCGCCTGGGCAAGTCTGCCGCGGAACGGGTCGCAGAGCAATTGGCGGCGAGCTGGATAGAGCCGGTTCCGGCGGCTGAAGTGTTGAGTACGGCGATCGCCGACAAGAGCATGGTGGTATGCGGCCCCTGCGTCGACCCGCTCACTGCCAAGCGTTTTGTGCGGCAGGGCACCTTTTGGGCGAGCGAAGGTGAGGTTCAGATCCGGGAGTTCGACGAAATGCCCGAGCCGCCCGAGGATGTGCTGGCGGTCGAAGTCGACAAGGCATTCGAGTACTACGATTGGGACGTCGAGGTTCCGGGACAGGTGCGAAGATTCGTGATCGCGGATGTCGGAACGGACCCGAGAGCCGGTTTCGCCGTGGCGGACGAGGTGCGGTCCCGGCGGCGCGGTGTCGTCGTGGTGCTGTGGTCCCGTCCCGGCGCGGACCCGCTCGCCGAGGCGACTCCGGCGGAACTGGCCGATTGCATCGTGGGCCTGCCGGAGCAGACCGCCCGCGAGCGTGTGGTCGCCCGTCAGATCAAGAAGCTGTACCGAGCCTTGAAGGTGGAACCGCTGCCATGCCCGCCGATCGCCTGA
- a CDS encoding DUF4231 domain-containing protein → MSEEKARWVWRRQGVWSATATALKNRVERIRRWSMIALVGAALAGVTAAFVQEAAPVVARWITGFAVVSVASSVYLRGRLGKDAVAEWTTARRTSESLKSEVYRFLAGTAPYHDRDATRLHDRAEEIDRQAKDLDPHTTGIRVADRELPRVYDIRSYEDVRVRAQITGYFKPKAAQSDRRLRRFGRLDFVIGYAGAALTAFATVFFGDVSAVIGALTTVGATLAAHVAESELRYLAVEYTRTAAELDRLCERRAIGGVASDDEFVDACEQVIVSENQAWVARLGRSNGGTP, encoded by the coding sequence ATGTCCGAGGAGAAAGCTCGCTGGGTCTGGCGTCGGCAGGGCGTGTGGTCGGCCACCGCCACCGCGTTGAAGAACCGCGTGGAGCGGATCAGGCGGTGGTCGATGATCGCGCTCGTCGGTGCCGCGCTGGCCGGTGTGACGGCGGCGTTCGTCCAGGAGGCGGCACCCGTCGTCGCCCGCTGGATCACCGGGTTCGCGGTGGTCAGCGTCGCGTCGTCGGTGTACCTGAGAGGCAGGTTGGGCAAGGACGCGGTCGCCGAGTGGACGACCGCGAGACGGACCTCCGAGTCGCTGAAGTCCGAGGTCTACCGCTTCCTCGCCGGCACCGCGCCCTACCACGACCGGGATGCCACCCGGCTGCACGACCGTGCCGAGGAGATCGACCGCCAGGCCAAGGACCTCGACCCGCACACCACCGGGATCCGGGTGGCCGACCGGGAATTGCCGAGGGTTTACGACATCCGGAGTTACGAGGACGTCCGGGTGCGTGCCCAGATCACCGGGTACTTCAAGCCCAAAGCCGCGCAGTCCGATCGCCGGCTGCGCCGGTTCGGCAGGTTGGACTTCGTGATCGGCTACGCCGGCGCCGCGCTCACCGCGTTCGCGACGGTCTTCTTCGGCGACGTGTCGGCGGTGATCGGCGCGCTGACCACCGTGGGTGCCACGCTCGCCGCCCACGTCGCCGAGTCCGAGTTGCGCTACCTGGCCGTGGAGTACACGCGCACGGCCGCCGAACTGGACCGGCTGTGCGAGCGTCGTGCGATCGGCGGTGTCGCCTCGGACGACGAGTTCGTGGACGCGTGCGAGCAGGTGATCGTCAGCGAGAACCAGGCTTGGGTCGCCCGGCTCGGCCGCTCGAACGGAGGCACGCCGTGA